Proteins encoded within one genomic window of Companilactobacillus zhachilii:
- a CDS encoding SLAP domain-containing protein, with protein MLLTTLSSQTAKAATTGDTTSTTTQASTAPQSTTTSSTTTTTSATPVSTASSTTSTPSTTSTPSTTTSSTMSTPSTTTTAPSTATSSTSSTPSATTTAPSTSSTSGTTTTTPSTSSTSSTTTTTPSTASTPSTTTSSTTSTPSTTTTTPSTTTTTSTPTTSTTTTSPTSGTSTTKTSTTSKKDTKKPGSTSKTKKSKPSAKKFIHRRAESSSESSAPKATKLTKKPTLKAKPVSREKVALSYLSEGSKDSDLASMGVKATATLNGKLFYLVGDGEFIEASDYHFVESAEPGILRTYDKSLQPVDAFGQPLGKTLSPNTAWKYSRTVKIDGASYYQVASDEFVPVDDALGFTPVAKPTDLKVTKKTTIYNSLGESTEKTLAKGSAWRTDGCALINGVKMYRVSTDGWISAASVEAY; from the coding sequence ATGTTATTAACAACATTATCGAGTCAGACGGCTAAGGCTGCAACGACTGGCGATACTACATCAACTACTACGCAAGCAAGCACAGCACCACAAAGTACAACTACTTCATCCACAACAACTACAACAAGTGCTACACCTGTAAGCACAGCATCAAGTACAACAAGCACTCCAAGTACAACAAGTACTCCAAGCACGACAACATCAAGTACTATGAGCACACCAAGTACAACGACGACAGCGCCAAGCACAGCAACATCAAGTACTTCAAGCACACCAAGCGCAACGACAACAGCTCCAAGTACCTCGAGTACATCAGGTACAACGACAACAACACCAAGTACCTCGAGTACATCAAGTACAACGACAACAACACCAAGTACCGCAAGTACTCCAAGCACGACAACCTCAAGCACTACGAGTACACCAAGTACAACGACAACAACACCAAGTACCACAACAACCACAAGTACACCAACTACTTCAACTACAACAACATCTCCAACATCAGGCACCTCTACAACTAAAACTTCAACGACATCTAAAAAAGATACCAAGAAGCCCGGTTCCACAAGTAAAACTAAAAAGTCTAAACCATCAGCAAAGAAGTTTATTCACCGTCGAGCTGAATCATCATCAGAGTCAAGTGCGCCAAAAGCAACTAAATTAACAAAGAAGCCTACTTTAAAAGCTAAGCCAGTTAGTCGTGAAAAGGTTGCTCTTAGTTATCTTTCCGAAGGATCTAAGGATTCAGATTTGGCAAGTATGGGTGTTAAAGCCACTGCAACACTTAATGGCAAGCTTTTCTACTTAGTTGGTGATGGAGAATTTATTGAAGCCAGTGATTATCATTTTGTTGAGTCAGCAGAACCAGGTATTTTAAGAACCTATGATAAATCATTACAACCTGTCGATGCTTTTGGTCAACCTTTGGGCAAGACTTTATCACCAAACACAGCTTGGAAGTATAGTCGCACTGTTAAAATTGATGGGGCTAGTTATTATCAAGTTGCCAGTGATGAATTCGTTCCGGTAGACGACGCACTTGGTTTTACCCCAGTAGCTAAACCAACTGATTTGAAGGTGACAAAAAAGACAACTATCTATAACTCCTTAGGTGAGAGTACTGAAAAGACCCTAGCAAAAGGTAGTGCTTGGCGTACTGATGGTTGTGCATTAATTAATGGGGTAAAAATGTATCGAGTTTCAACCGATGGCTGGATCAGTGCCGCATCTGTTGAAGCATATTAA
- a CDS encoding helix-turn-helix domain-containing protein, with translation MNFTQIELANDICTQNTISKIEKHNIAPTVNILIKICLKLGLTLNDVFSDFSNDSSAKEESILDEIERDVLLDRITDIDERMSKLEGKLSNNDMKQYELIKGVVDFWDDNLDVSLFDLDKVLQFTKSSMDDIYTLLAYLFKGLNYLKEKHNDRAQYYFQMIDDAAEKGSKVSNASDLEIIFICKTLAEAYNEMKLFEEALNFSRSGLKYAQKKHVSYFLDELNYQAAMAIKNGNGKEASYDDYYKLAFYLAKANNNDSLLAKMNLQ, from the coding sequence ATGAATTTTACGCAAATTGAGTTAGCTAACGATATTTGTACTCAAAATACGATTAGTAAAATTGAAAAACATAATATTGCGCCAACGGTTAATATTTTGATTAAAATTTGTTTAAAGTTAGGTCTAACTTTGAATGACGTTTTTAGTGACTTCTCAAATGATTCGTCCGCAAAAGAAGAGAGTATCTTAGACGAAATCGAACGAGATGTTTTACTTGATCGGATTACGGATATCGATGAAAGAATGTCAAAGCTGGAAGGAAAGCTTAGTAACAATGATATGAAACAGTACGAATTGATCAAAGGGGTCGTGGACTTCTGGGATGATAATTTGGATGTTTCTTTGTTTGATTTGGATAAAGTATTACAGTTCACGAAGTCGTCCATGGATGATATTTATACTTTGTTGGCTTATTTATTCAAAGGTTTAAATTATCTAAAAGAAAAGCACAATGATCGTGCACAATATTATTTCCAAATGATTGATGATGCTGCGGAAAAGGGTTCTAAGGTATCCAATGCGAGTGATTTAGAAATTATTTTCATTTGCAAGACGCTAGCAGAAGCATACAATGAGATGAAATTATTCGAAGAAGCACTTAACTTCAGTCGTTCAGGATTAAAATATGCACAAAAGAAGCATGTGTCATATTTTCTAGATGAGCTCAACTATCAAGCTGCGATGGCAATTAAGAATGGCAATGGAAAAGAAGCCAGTTATGATGATTATTATAAGTTGGCTTTTTACTTAGCTAAGGCAAATAATAACGATTCATTACTCGCCAAAATGAATTTACAATAA
- a CDS encoding SLAP domain-containing protein, whose product MKKTILLLACALLGTGSAVATAASSVTDVNAQSVTQKGTYAQVSSDVAQVYDKDGNKTDVALDKNSTWQVAKTQSINGSDYYQVSTNGFLSTKDSFAYKNRRMTIKVQSLDGSDKNVNVYDHNLVQRNDIQLAPNSKWATDTEINYSNGVPFLRVAPDQYVAMYDVVEQSFSATI is encoded by the coding sequence ATGAAAAAAACAATTTTATTATTAGCCTGTGCGCTATTAGGTACTGGAAGTGCAGTTGCCACTGCCGCTAGTTCTGTAACTGATGTCAATGCCCAATCAGTTACTCAAAAGGGAACTTATGCTCAAGTAAGTAGCGATGTTGCCCAAGTTTATGACAAAGATGGTAACAAAACAGATGTTGCTTTAGATAAAAATAGTACTTGGCAAGTTGCTAAGACACAAAGTATCAACGGATCAGATTACTATCAAGTATCAACTAATGGATTCCTTAGCACTAAGGACAGTTTTGCATACAAAAACCGTCGAATGACTATTAAAGTTCAATCACTCGACGGTTCTGATAAAAACGTAAATGTTTACGATCATAATTTAGTTCAAAGAAATGACATTCAGCTTGCTCCAAATAGTAAATGGGCTACTGACACTGAAATTAATTATTCGAATGGTGTCCCATTCTTGCGCGTTGCTCCTGATCAATACGTTGCCATGTATGATGTTGTGGAACAATCATTTAGCGCTACAATTTAA
- a CDS encoding glycosyltransferase family 2 protein, whose translation MSDLFKLSIVVPCYNEEEVLHETTKELTAIVEGLIGEKKIKPTSKIVFVDDGSKDKTWSLIDEFSKKSDLVSGVKLSRNFGHQGALLAGVTSASKDSDAVITIDADLQDDVNAIPKMVDEYLDGAEVVYGVRNNRDTDTAFKRDTAEMFYKFMGFLGVKLVPDSADYRLMSQRACKVLLSYRERNLFLRGIVPLVGFKSAKVYYARKERFAGESKYPLRKMLKFAMDGVTSFSIVPIKLIMGLGFFIVFISLLLLIYSFIRKINGDVIPGWSSLMISIWALGGVQLISVSVIGEYVGKIFNEVKQRPRFTIERDIYTEKTQEENKR comes from the coding sequence ATGTCTGATTTATTTAAATTAAGTATCGTAGTACCTTGTTACAATGAGGAAGAGGTACTACATGAAACGACAAAAGAATTGACCGCCATTGTTGAAGGTTTAATTGGTGAGAAAAAGATTAAGCCAACAAGTAAAATTGTTTTTGTTGACGATGGTAGTAAGGATAAAACTTGGTCATTGATTGATGAGTTTTCTAAGAAATCTGATTTGGTATCGGGTGTTAAATTGAGTCGTAATTTTGGTCATCAGGGTGCTCTATTGGCCGGAGTTACGAGTGCATCGAAAGATTCAGATGCCGTTATAACGATAGATGCTGACTTACAAGATGATGTCAATGCCATTCCTAAGATGGTTGATGAATATCTTGATGGAGCCGAAGTTGTTTATGGCGTTAGAAATAATCGTGATACTGATACAGCTTTCAAGCGTGATACAGCCGAAATGTTTTATAAATTCATGGGCTTTTTAGGTGTTAAATTAGTTCCGGATTCAGCGGATTATCGTTTGATGAGTCAGCGTGCTTGCAAGGTATTGTTAAGTTATCGTGAACGAAATTTGTTTTTACGTGGAATTGTGCCCTTGGTTGGGTTCAAATCAGCCAAAGTTTATTATGCTCGTAAAGAACGATTTGCTGGCGAGTCAAAATATCCTTTACGAAAAATGCTTAAATTTGCGATGGATGGTGTTACATCATTTTCAATCGTACCAATCAAGCTGATTATGGGACTAGGGTTCTTCATCGTCTTCATTAGTTTATTGCTTTTGATTTATAGTTTTATTCGTAAAATCAATGGAGATGTAATCCCTGGTTGGTCGTCATTAATGATATCTATTTGGGCACTGGGTGGTGTACAATTAATTAGTGTTAGTGTAATCGGCGAGTACGTTGGTAAGATTTTTAATGAAGTAAAACAACGTCCAAGATTTACAATTGAACGTGATATTTATACTGAAAAAACACAAGAAGAAAACAAGAGGTAA
- the nadE gene encoding ammonia-dependent NAD(+) synthetase, with protein sequence MRPLQKEIIEFEHTKPEIDPEEEIRRSVNFLKTYLKQHSFLKTLVLGISGGQDSTLAGKLSEMAMTELREETGDDAYQFIAVRLPYGEQSDESDCMQAIDWMKADKVIRVNIKESVDAMVKAVEANGLTISDFNKGNIKARTRMIAQYAIAGDNKGVVVGTDHAAENITGFYTKYGDGAADVTPLFRLDKRQGKAMLAKLDAPKNLYEKTPTADLEEDRPSLPDEKALGVSYKDIDDYLEGKDIAPENAEIIENWYKKTAHKRRLPYSVFDIK encoded by the coding sequence ATGAGACCATTGCAAAAAGAAATTATTGAATTTGAACACACAAAGCCAGAAATTGATCCGGAAGAAGAGATTAGACGTTCCGTCAATTTCCTCAAAACATACTTGAAACAACATAGCTTTTTGAAGACACTAGTGTTAGGTATTTCTGGTGGTCAAGATTCGACTTTGGCGGGAAAGTTGTCTGAAATGGCAATGACTGAATTACGTGAAGAAACAGGCGATGACGCCTATCAATTTATCGCCGTGCGTTTGCCTTATGGTGAACAATCTGATGAATCTGATTGTATGCAAGCCATTGACTGGATGAAAGCTGACAAAGTCATTCGTGTCAATATCAAAGAAAGTGTTGATGCAATGGTAAAAGCAGTTGAAGCAAACGGACTAACTATTTCTGATTTTAACAAGGGAAATATCAAAGCTAGAACAAGAATGATAGCTCAATATGCAATTGCCGGCGATAACAAAGGTGTCGTTGTAGGAACTGATCATGCAGCCGAAAACATCACCGGTTTCTATACAAAATACGGTGATGGGGCAGCCGATGTAACGCCGTTATTCCGTTTGGATAAACGCCAAGGAAAGGCAATGTTAGCCAAGTTGGACGCTCCAAAGAATCTTTATGAAAAGACTCCAACAGCCGACTTAGAAGAAGACCGTCCTAGCTTGCCAGATGAAAAAGCTCTAGGTGTTTCTTATAAAGATATTGATGATTATCTTGAAGGCAAAGATATTGCCCCAGAAAATGCTGAAATTATTGAAAATTGGTATAAGAAGACTGCACATAAGCGTCGTTTGCCATACTCAGTATTCGACATTAAGTAG
- a CDS encoding PH domain-containing protein — MEKVEKLPKSIKTIWRLHAIIEFVIFMIIMVGISFIRLSLSQKVQNYFDLTWSLVVGIGTVLLIISFVWVNYLWTFWTYYIDERQVQLHSGYFFCKQVIIPIARVQNVTLKQGPILRWKNLQKIVIVTAAGKSEIDGIKSDQADKLKETIMKLAQEAKNDI; from the coding sequence ATGGAAAAAGTAGAAAAGCTACCAAAGAGTATTAAAACTATTTGGAGGCTACACGCGATTATTGAATTTGTGATTTTTATGATAATAATGGTAGGAATTAGTTTTATTAGATTGTCTTTATCACAAAAAGTCCAAAACTATTTTGATCTTACTTGGAGTCTAGTAGTTGGTATTGGAACAGTTTTACTAATAATTAGTTTTGTATGGGTCAACTATTTATGGACTTTTTGGACGTACTATATTGATGAACGACAAGTGCAATTACACAGCGGATATTTTTTTTGCAAACAAGTGATTATCCCGATTGCTCGAGTTCAAAATGTTACCTTAAAGCAAGGTCCGATTTTAAGGTGGAAAAATTTGCAAAAAATCGTCATAGTAACGGCCGCTGGTAAAAGTGAAATTGATGGTATCAAGTCAGATCAAGCTGATAAATTAAAGGAAACTATCATGAAGCTTGCACAGGAGGCTAAGAATGACATCTAA
- a CDS encoding SprT family protein — MNNQELTELIKKVSQEYFGKPFIHQACFNSRLKTTGGRFHLKDRHIDINPKIYQQFGMDTLVGVIKHELCHYHLYNDGLPAQHRDRSFKILLKQVGGLRFSPIRSAVKVKTYHIYECDKCHHIYQRVKKINTTKFVCGKCRGRLKYIKDIQI; from the coding sequence ATGAATAATCAAGAATTAACTGAATTAATCAAAAAGGTTTCCCAAGAATATTTTGGGAAGCCTTTTATTCATCAAGCATGTTTTAATTCTCGACTGAAAACGACCGGCGGTAGATTTCATTTGAAAGATCGACACATTGATATCAATCCTAAAATTTATCAACAATTTGGGATGGATACTTTGGTTGGAGTTATTAAGCATGAGTTGTGTCATTATCATTTATATAATGACGGACTTCCAGCACAGCATCGTGATCGTTCGTTTAAGATATTGCTGAAGCAGGTTGGTGGTTTACGGTTTTCACCGATTCGAAGTGCAGTTAAAGTTAAGACTTATCATATTTATGAGTGTGATAAGTGTCATCATATTTATCAACGCGTTAAAAAAATTAATACAACGAAATTTGTTTGTGGCAAATGTCGAGGTAGGTTGAAATATATCAAAGATATTCAAATTTGA
- a CDS encoding aminotransferase class I/II-fold pyridoxal phosphate-dependent enzyme, translating to MKSDLISLMKPSVVAIKQQEIFKFNARAKKIPGAVNMTVGEPNFHTPEHIKQAAIRAIEDDHTHYTVPEGDHELLGAVANYLHDKYGLNYDPETQIVATTGVTEGVFSAFNAILQAGDEVLIPSPSFTIYGPDADFNGAAPVYLDTSKTGFKVTPEALAEVFRTNPRIKIFLLNYPSNPTGVSYTEDELQALADVLKQHDVFVISDEIYSELTYSFKHVSFGNILPEQTILLNGLSKSHAMTGWRFGVVCGPAEVISQINKIHELATTSITSITQYAALEAYTNGYNDPAVMKEQYQVRRDALYEGLKELGFKCPTPDGAFYLFAKIPEDYEQDDVKFANELLDEEHLAILPGSFFGIGGEGHLRFSYAASMESINACIEKLHSFLGSRKKLANIEG from the coding sequence GTGAAAAGTGATTTAATCTCCCTAATGAAACCATCTGTTGTTGCGATAAAACAACAAGAGATCTTTAAGTTCAATGCGCGGGCCAAGAAAATACCAGGAGCTGTTAATATGACGGTTGGTGAACCTAACTTTCATACTCCTGAACACATCAAACAGGCTGCAATTAGAGCCATTGAAGATGACCACACGCATTACACCGTTCCTGAAGGTGATCATGAGCTTTTAGGTGCTGTTGCCAATTATCTCCACGATAAATACGGTCTGAATTATGATCCTGAGACACAGATCGTAGCAACAACAGGTGTAACTGAAGGTGTTTTCTCAGCCTTCAATGCAATTTTGCAAGCTGGTGATGAAGTTTTAATTCCATCACCTTCATTTACCATTTATGGCCCTGATGCGGACTTTAATGGTGCAGCACCAGTTTACTTGGATACATCAAAAACAGGCTTCAAAGTGACGCCTGAGGCTTTAGCAGAAGTTTTTAGAACAAATCCACGTATTAAAATCTTCTTGCTCAATTATCCAAGTAATCCTACGGGGGTTAGTTACACTGAGGATGAATTACAAGCTTTAGCAGATGTTTTAAAACAACATGATGTTTTTGTAATTAGTGACGAGATTTATAGTGAGTTAACTTATAGTTTTAAACATGTTTCATTTGGTAACATTTTGCCAGAACAGACAATTCTTTTAAATGGGTTGTCTAAGTCGCATGCCATGACTGGTTGGCGTTTTGGAGTTGTCTGTGGACCAGCAGAGGTCATTTCACAGATCAATAAGATCCATGAATTAGCAACAACTTCCATCACTTCAATTACTCAATATGCGGCACTTGAAGCGTATACGAATGGCTACAATGATCCAGCGGTAATGAAAGAGCAATATCAAGTTAGACGAGACGCCTTGTATGAAGGCTTAAAGGAGTTGGGCTTTAAATGTCCAACTCCAGACGGAGCTTTCTACTTATTTGCAAAAATTCCTGAAGATTACGAGCAAGACGACGTTAAATTTGCTAATGAATTATTGGATGAAGAACATTTGGCAATTCTACCAGGTAGTTTCTTTGGTATCGGTGGAGAAGGACATTTGCGTTTTAGTTATGCTGCAAGCATGGAAAGCATCAACGCATGTATTGAAAAACTCCACAGTTTCTTAGGAAGCCGTAAAAAACTAGCAAATATAGAGGGATAA
- a CDS encoding SLAP domain-containing protein, translating to MKRKVVVAFFAILLGMGFSFLPIQSVKAESVTSGYFVDVSARSAEVYNSSGDALGKSEPENSCWVLGRTTTFDGKDYYQIGNDEYLSSSDSYMYRDRPEVIRVETDEDVPVYNHDFVESSCVALAPGTYWYSDRVITTPDGMPFVRVATDEYVGMWNVIQQSFTEK from the coding sequence ATGAAAAGAAAAGTTGTAGTAGCTTTTTTTGCAATTCTACTAGGAATGGGATTTTCATTTTTACCAATCCAAAGTGTCAAGGCTGAGTCCGTAACTAGCGGATATTTTGTTGATGTGAGTGCACGTTCTGCGGAGGTATACAATTCTTCAGGAGATGCATTAGGTAAATCCGAACCGGAGAATAGTTGTTGGGTACTTGGGAGAACCACAACTTTTGATGGTAAAGATTATTATCAGATTGGAAATGACGAGTATTTAAGTTCAAGTGATAGTTATATGTATCGTGATAGACCAGAAGTTATCAGAGTAGAGACTGACGAAGACGTTCCAGTGTATAACCACGACTTCGTTGAAAGCTCATGTGTTGCTTTGGCTCCAGGTACTTACTGGTATTCAGACCGTGTAATTACGACTCCAGATGGGATGCCATTTGTGCGTGTTGCTACGGATGAATATGTAGGTATGTGGAACGTGATCCAACAATCATTCACAGAAAAATAA